Sequence from the Entelurus aequoreus isolate RoL-2023_Sb linkage group LG28, RoL_Eaeq_v1.1, whole genome shotgun sequence genome:
TTTGCTGCTATCTCATTGGTCGTCACGGGTCTCTACCTCAGTGGAAATATGTCCAACCAAACTTTCCAGTCTGTTGGTACCATCTTCTCAAGGTGGTTCTTTTTCTTTACTACTTTCAATAACTATACAGCATTTATGTGGcaaagaaaacattttacaaacatgtttttgtcacataattaaattttcctgagggaattctcctgaaggaatcaataaagtactatctatctatacattTCCAGCCAAAAAAAAGTTCCACATCCTTTGAATTTCGGATATTTAGAACACAAACTGTGATGACATTCAGAATTGTAAAACTTTTGGGGTGAAGAACTTCAACGGTTCCACTCCAAGTATAACAAACTACTGTTCACGATTTAATTCCATCTCTATTCAGTAATCTCTGAGTCTATAAACGTCGCCTGATGCGTGgtgtatttatttatcaatttatttatttttactaatcAGCACAGAGGCAAAAAACATTGGCATtaccagctgtggctgtaggcaacctctgtgtccttttttaaaattcacCTCCACAAGGTCGCGTTGAGAACCATGCGTGTTACATTTGCACTACTGTTGTTTACACAGAACTCATGAGCGGTATTCATAATCAGTTTGCTCCTTGCTAGTATTACAACCTGTGGTCTGAAaactactttaaaaaataattaaatatagttacttgttactttaccaaaaaagtaattgaatacaAACATAATTACTCTTCAATACATGTAATTAATTACAAGGGAAAGTCATTTatacgttacttaaaaaaaaaaaaataattaaatatcagGCATATGCATTTGAGAGATGTTTAATATAAGAGTACAGTGTGCGGactctgtgcttttaaaaggcggggcttgTTGCCTAGTGACATGTGACATCATCGAGGGTTTCAACAGAGCTGTGTTTCTTAGCTGTAGCACTTAGCAGCGCACTTtgacgccagctcttttgaatcttttcaccggatCGTGTTACCTCTGCTAAATaaggagattgaatgtgcttgcatggctgtcatatcttcttgtcaacaaacggagtattgtttggatggcaagttggtCACTTCAATCCTTTATTTGTTGTTGAATATTCCCATTCTGTGCGTCCGTTGTTGTCTGCTCTGTCACAGTGCGATGgtgcctcttcctgtttgatatcaagttcattttagtgcggtgctgcttgttgtcgacataaaaccacatcaaaagtagcatgCCACGTTAAATATCAAACTATCGCTAACGCCGTTGTAACGAACCTAAAAGTAATTCATTAGATTTACTCGTTATTAATAATTTACTGCGTTGGTAATGCCATTATTACGAACACTGCAACGCcgtctttttttaattgtaacaACCTACTGAAATGCAGAATAAAATGTGATATGTTCTCTAATCCCGTGGCGAGAGTCCATGCTTCATTATTATTTAGACTTACTTTGTATTCGGTTCATTGTGGACTGTTCCAAATCATGTCGCCGTCTTAGAACGTATTCATTGACGTGCACACATCAGTCTTTATCGTAACGTTTAGGTTGTGGTTTTAATTAGTCCGAACACGCATGTAGTTACAGTATGGTGCATCACATATTACCAATTTCTCATTACacatccaaaaaggagtaggaagaaacagagcttatttGATCCTACCCCCATTAACCCCGTTTAATGGCTATTGCTTACATGTTTGTCCGTTCCCTACATGTGCTCAATTTGCAACACAAAcattaaatgaatgaataaataaatacatttttagggtCCACAATTTtttgggttttatatatatatatatatatatatatatatatatatatatatatatatatatatatatatatatatatatatatatatatatatatatttatatatatttatattgtggagaatgcaaaaatgtttaagagttctttctgtattcatagtcatgtttaaagcagctagtgtttttccatttgtactctttctatgttttatcttatgtccgcaagtaaactatgtgtgttaccttgaaggcttgcactgtaggagatggaatactcccttttgtcttatctgtagtagaacaatgaggctgtgttCCTTTCCGGACAGGTGGGGGCTTTTTTCGTGTGCAAAAAGTTGGCTCTTTTGTTTGAGTGTTAGAACAACTtgagaagccggtatgaatgtattggtctgggctgttctcctgaagcttcagtaaaacttgataatattcctattctctcttgatggtccttcttgctcagcatatatgtcatcgaaagaacttgggattgaccagtgacatAAATTACCTGGGAGGAAAAgttggtcgacgcaacaatatatatatatatatatatatatatatatatatatatatatatatatatatatatatatatatatatatatatatatatatatatatatatatatatatatatccgttttTACATTTTGTAGATGAAATCTATTTTTGTCAAGCACCACAAAACAATCACCCACTTCCTCAAAATCAGCCTCTcaatcacaaacacacacacacacacacacacacgcacacaaacacacacacacacacactcttcagGCCTACTGACACAAATGCAGCATGGAAAATTTCTACTTGTTGTGGTTGACCTTTGAAAAAATAAAGTGCGaccatatttatttcatttctcAAGCAAACACGATTGTTGCAATGACTCCACACAGCAGGATTACTAAAGAAATGCTTTTTATTGACCGTTTGCAGTTATTACCATTGCATtatcatatgtatacacatgcatGTTGGAAGTAAACAAAGGGGACAAAGATACAATAAAACATATTGTTGTTCAAGTCTCTACTTTATGCATATGTTCTTCACTGCACAGccaaaatgtcaaaataaaacaGTGTGAACTCCAAGAAAACTGCAGTATATTTTTGGGATTGTTGGTTCCAGACCAGAGCACCGAACCACACGTGCAAATGCAGCCTAGTGCAACTTTTAACCTACGATAATTTCCAGAGTCTCTTTGCTGTGTCAGATCACTTTTTAATTTTGCATCGTGAGAACTGAGTCACAAAGATAGACGTCGGCGTACGTGCTGAATTCCTGTGCTGCCCTCGTATTTGTCTGCCTCGCTTTGCCGGCTTTCCTGGTGACGATGGTCGGCACGGCATAAACCAAAGAGTCCTCGTCTCTCTGAGGAAACAGGTCATGTGGGACATGAGAAGAAGAAGCAAAAATGCACAAAAATGTTCTACGGACGTCCTTCTTACCTGCTGGACACGACTGGACGTTTCATCGAGTGTTTGTAGACCAGCTGAAAAGTTGAGCATGAAAGAGCCATCCAATAATGTCTACTGAGGAtgattaataatgattattttCTCTTACCTTTGTGGCAAAACCACTTTTTCGTCCTAATCCTGTGGATGAGGAAGGCAGACATGATGAAACCTAAGGCCAAAGCAGCACTCAAGAAACCCAACAGCAGACCTTCAGATTGTCCTGGTTCCGGTAAGTCTGGATACAGAGTCATATTTATTTCTTTGATTCTGCACAAAAAGTTCTGCAATGTGTTAATGTGGAGGTTACAGTTATTTTTCTGCATATACAAATACGTTCATTTGAATATTTGAGGGCAGCGTCATCGAACCAGTGCTTATTTTGTAGGTTTACCCAACTTCCAAAGACCATGATTTGGTACTTGGTGAGGAAAACCTTGTTGGCAAACACAGACATCATACTTTTTTTTGTAGTTGGTCAGCAGGGTTGCACACATCTAAGAAGGGATTTGGTCCACTCTTCTTTACAAATCCTGAAGGTTTTTCCTGTGGGATTAAAGCCCCTAAACTAACCAGGCCAATCCAAGATCTTAGCACTCATTAGTTGTCCTGTCCGTATGTCTTTGTTAGTTGATATACTAGAAGACCAATCCCTTAGCATTCTGGCTAAGGTCAAAAGGTTCTCATCTAAGATTTTACGGTACATGGCCTTGTTCATCAGTCCCTCAATGTGGGGAAATCATCAGCATACGCATGAATGTTGGATAGTGACGTTAGAAATAAACGTGGTGGATATTTAACTTGGCAGTCAACGCAAAAGTACAACGTTTTTCAGTAGTTGTCATCAATAGACCTACTACTCACATCTTTCACCACAATACATTTGCTGTTACTTGCTTCAATTTACTTTGAAATCTATTAGTATTGGGAGTAGTTCAGTTACTTTAAACATGTTACATTGAAAAACATCACATTTAAACTCACATCAAATCAACATGACCGAAAAGGAGCCGTATGAAGAAGAACTTATTTATTCCTACCTCTTCTTCGTGTCTCCATTATAATTTTCTTACAGGAAAATAGTATAAGAATGTGTAATAGTAATATAATGTGTATCAGAAcacattttaattttgtttcgtGAGGATTGAGTCATGAAGACACACGTCAGAGTACGTGCTGAATTCCTCTGCTGCCCTCGTATTTGTCTGCCTCGCTTTACCAGTTTTCCTGGAGACAATGGTCGGCATGGAATAAACCAAAGAGTCCTCGTCTCTCTGAGGAAACAAGTcatgtgtgacatgagaagaagcTGAAAACCAAGCAAAGATGCACAGAAAGTTTCTACAAACTTCCTTTTACCTGCTGGACGTGACTGAACCTTTCATTGAGTGTTTGTGGACCAGCTGAAAAATTGAAGAAAAAGCATAAAAGAACAACCCAATGATGTTTGATAATGCACTTTTTTCTTACCTTTGCAGcaaaaacattgttttgtcctgatTTTGTTGATGAGGAAGGCTGACATGATGAAACTTAAGGCCAGAGCAGCACTCAAGACAAAGATAACATAATTGTTTGAATCACAGTtgcaaccatctggattgttatgataaaaaaaaacattcaatatTTTTCGCAACAATAATTATGTTAAATTCATCAATACTAATGAATTAATATTTACCTTGGGTGTTGTTGACTTTTATTGGAGTTCCCATGAAAATCCTCCCACATGTGACCACAGCACACAAGTAAGTTCCAGCATCAGAGGAGTCGACGTTCTTTGACAAAGTGTGGACACATTTCTGTGTGGACTTATCTTTGATCTCCTTGCATTCGTCATCAGCGTAAACAAAGCTGGGATGGACACTTTCTGGTCCAGTTCTGAACCAGGACACTTTGTGTCCATCCTGACAGGTTTCATTCCCAGAGTGGGAGAGGACTGAGCACTGCAACTTCACAGGCGGTCCTGGTTGGACTTCAGAGACAACAGACACGGAGGGTTCTGGTTCTGGGAAGAGTGCAAGACAAATTGAAGTCTTTCAGCACTCTGTGACTTTGATTCCACAGATCGACATTCACTTCTGTTGaaatcttgaaggtaaaaaatactGTGATGTGTTAATGCAGAGGTTACATTTCTTGTAGTGCATGTAAAAACATGTTCATCACAATAAAATATTGTTAATTTGGACATTTGTAAGCCGAATTATTGGATGAGTAGTCCAGTTAACATTGTTATCTATAAACAGATGTTAtgtaaaaattaaaacatgtcaaATTGTTCATTTAAACTGTTTTCTAATTATTTGTTGTAATATTTACCTGTGACCTGAAGGAACGTTCCTTTCAAAAACATCATGGTATTCGTATATTgttgtacatttaaacaatagtagATCGCCGAATCACTTTTCTCTACTTGACTAATTTGCAGTACAAATTTTCCTTGCTCTTTTTTGGCTGTGATGCGATGTCCAGCATTTGATGTTCCACGTTCAGCAGAGCTGTAAGATGCCATTGTAGCTAAAATGTCAGGAAAGGTTCCAGAAACAAATCGGATCCAAAATAAGATGTTCTGAGTTTTAATATCCTCGAAGGAACATATCAGACTGACATTTTGTCCAGGTCCAACAGTCAGAGTGGAAAAGGTGTAAGCACCTGTACATGCtgaagacaaaaaaagaaaagaagacatattaataagagtcatgtacagtatgaacatgtctccattggaactgagcatggacttacctccactttggagcaggagcagcagatgaagcacgaTCCACATTTTCTCCTCTCGTTGGACCAAGTGAACATCAGACCATCTAGACAGCATTTTAAGATTATTGACATGAATCACATCATACCAAATGGGAGGGAACTATTTTGCTGCCATCTCATTGGCTCATCAGTGCCGCCCCTACCTCAGTGGAAATATGTCCACCCAAACGTCTCTTTGTATCTTTTTCTCACAGTGGTTCTATTTGTTTCCTACTTTTAATAACCATGCAGTATTTTTGTAGCAAAGGAAACCTTTTTTGTCCCTGCAGATTTTATGAATATCAATATATTATTATTCTATAGCATCTGTGCTGGATTTTGCTAAAACtagatttaatttatttaattttcaatgacaaccaaaaaaaaatgtttttattgtcctTCCATGTCGAATGGAAATAATATTGCATTTCCATTTACTCCCAGAATATTTTGGTTGACTGTTGTGATGGTgcatctggaatgatccaaaATTGCATGTAACAATGCATGAAAACGATATATATAAGAGAtatattattaatacaacaaaaaaatatcaaaCAAATCATTGAAATATGTTTAATCAGCCTATTAAGTCATCAAGCAGCTTTAACGTTTTAATACGATGTTGCTTGAATAGACAATGTCTAATATTTCTATTTTTGACAGTacggcttcctcccgcctccaaagacatgcacctggggataggttgattggcaacactaaattggccctggtgtgtgaatgcccgagagcaggggtgtccaaactttttccactgagggccgcacacggaaaaattaaagcatgtgggggccattttgatatttttcattttcaaaccataacaaaatatatgcattttttagttattttacctttaggggtcccggggaccgcaaagagtctcagtcattaaaatgttaaaaataagtcagattttttttttttttttcattatttaacgcttacagtaaatctctatgtcaacttcaagttgatataaagtaatacaaattaaaacaaatgttttatggcttttctgtcaaaaacaacttagttttttttatagtaaaactgaaatatgcagtatttagtaattagagtgataaaagatcaataatgcaggacaccattgattttcatatttttgagtaatcacagtgaaaagatagataaaataccactaaatatatttgggatccaaaaggtgccccactcataaagtgatacatttttattaggtttttcttttactttcaacacttaagttacgagatcaacttcagatatatctgtcgattttatgctggaactattattttgtttgttttatgcgcttttgtcaaagaaaactttataaataaatgataaataaattataaataaaactttgatgtttttatatggctactacacaatatatgcaatatttacgacataaaacattttaaagtgaaatatttgaagtaattggagcccttaaaataaataataataaaaataattgttttattttttttgagcattggcaaaaaaagaaaaatgaagaaatacaaaagaaaaaaaaaacagcctgcatggcagcttttgtgtcaacattacaacttttttttcgtTAGATTtttacctcattccactttttttaatgttcttttttattcgtACAATAGTATTTCttgaatgtgtggcgggccggtaaacagttagctgcgggccgcaaatggcccccgggccgcactttggacacccctgcccgagagggacaagctgtagaaaaaggATGCATATGTTGACACAAACGCAAAAGACGGAggattttatctttatttgtttGTCTTTGCAGCACGATTGCCTCCTTTCTCACGCCCATTTGCACTCACATTTCAAACGTGCAAAGTAAAAACGCAAAACGGCGtctgcagaacagtttcagtcttgataaatcacagcgCGTgttctaaataattatatttgcatctcctccttccagtattgtgggcgttgtgatcatcagcatatattctgcatattcatgaagacaaacaCGTCAAAtgctcatttaaaggcctactgaaatgatttttttttatttaaacggggatagcagatctattctatgtgtcatacttgatcattttgcgatattgccatatttttgctgaaaggatttagtagagaacgacgacgataaagatcgcaacttttggtatctgataaaaaaaggcttgcccttaccggaagtagcgtgacgtagtcaattgaacatatacgcaaagatccctattgtttacaatgatggccgcatgaagtgagagagattcggaccgagaaagcgacgatttccccattaatttgagcaaggacatcaccgcccccctcctggacccactgcagttcgcctacagagccaacaggtctgtggatgatgcagtgaacctggccctccacttcatcctggagcatctggactccccaggaacctacgctaggatcctgtttgtggacttcagctctaccttcaacaccatcctccctggactgctacgagacaagctctaccagctcagcgtgcccgactccctctgcagtgtgattaatgacttcctgacggaccgaagacagcacgtacggctggggaagattgtctcggacagtcgaaccacaaacactggtactcctcagggctgtgtactctccccctggctcttctccctgtatacaaactgctgcacctccagtcaccaatccgtaaaactgctcaagtttgcggatgacaccaccctcatcgggctcatctcgaatggcgatgagtccgcctacaggagagaggtagaccggctgacgtcctggtgcagcctcaataacctggagctgaacgcccagaaaacagtggagatgatcatggacttcaggaaagtcacagccccaccatcccccctcaccctgattgactctcccacccccgtccccattgtggactccttccgtttcttgggcaccaccatcacccaggacctcaagtgggagctgaccatcagctccctcatcaagaaggcccagcagaggatgtacttcctgcggcagctgaggaaacttaaggtgccgaccgagatgctgatgcagttttactcagccatcattgagtccatcctgacctcctccatcacagtgtggttccccggcgccacagtccaggataagaatagactgcaacgcatcgtacgtgctgcggagaaggtgattggctgcaagctcccatccctccaggacttgttctcctccaggaccaggaggcgtgtgggtcggatcacagctgactcttctcaccctggacacacactattctcccctcccccctcaggcaggagactacgctccatccagacccacacctcccgccacctgaacagttttttcccctcggccatcaggcaaatgaacaagaactcctaacagcagctccttgaattccttgaatcccttctaagtctatctgatagctcagtcacagctctttttataccaaatatgtgttgtatgtgttttatgtcgcacgtttgcaccaagaaaaattcctagtttgtgaacccgttctcaaacaatggcaataaaactattctgattctgattctgattctgatttgtggatgaggaaagtgcaagtgaagaactagtggggagtggaagcgattcagatagggaagatgctgtgagagccggggttgacctgatattcagctgggaatgactaaaacagtaaataaacacaagacatatatatactctattagccacaacacaaccaggcttatatttaatatgccacaaattaatcccgcataaaaacacctaggtgtttgttatgctagctcctagctactagctacaagctcgagctagttatagctcgagcgggtaatatggacgggatcccgtatatataaccagccaatacaattcaaacac
This genomic interval carries:
- the LOC133644933 gene encoding uncharacterized protein LOC133644933, with translation MWIVLHLLLLLQSGACTGAYTFSTLTVGPGQNVSLICSFEDIKTQNILFWIRFVSGTFPDILATMASYSSAERGTSNAGHRITAKKEQGKFVLQISQVEKSDSAIYYCLNVQQYTNTMMFLKGTFLQVTEPEPSVSVVSEVQPGPPVKLQCSVLSHSGNETCQDGHKVSWFRTGPESVHPSFVYADDECKEIKDKSTQKCVHTLSKNVDSSDAGTYLCAVVTCGRIFMGTPIKVNNTQDGCNCDSNNYVIFVLSAALALSFIMSAFLINKIRTKQCFCCKAGPQTLNERFSHVQQRDEDSLVYSMPTIVSRKTDLPEPGQSEGLLLGFLSAALALGFIMSAFLIHRIRTKKWFCHKAGLQTLDETSSRVQQRDEDSLVYAVPTIVTRKAGKARQTNTRAAQEFSTYADVYLCDSVLTMQN